From the genome of Nicotiana sylvestris chromosome 2, ASM39365v2, whole genome shotgun sequence, one region includes:
- the LOC138885153 gene encoding uncharacterized protein translates to MEDIFKIKQGDSQLLRDFVDRFQHERMTLPRVPDNWAAIAFASNLNDKSSEATKRLKESLREFPATTWNDVYNRYSTKLRIEEDTVPQFHHEERSNSRRSEAKKRSGKNRESGSSSRFRNDRNRQESRDNDSSLKARFGGYNLNVTTSELVAVLRSMGDKVRWPKEMRSNPNRRNPDHWCEFHNDHGHKTSECRFLQSEVDHLWKQGYLTELFSKKGKQAYMKNRQEPPKPPSPKRTVNVISGGEDIHGITYTASNKVSKVMITHGKRVRQVLENESISFDDAYIEGVMSPHNDALVISLLVYDTNVKRVLIDPGSSVNIILLRVLREMQAEDKMIPKAHTLSRFDNSSMVTKGEVILTTFVAGVVKETKFQVVDMEMAYNMIMGRPWIHDMDDVPSNLHQVIKFPSPWGICQIRGD, encoded by the exons atggaggatattttcaaaatcaagcaaggcgACTCCCAGTTGCTCAGggattttgttgatagattccaacaTGAAAGAATGACTTTACctcgtgtacctgataactgggctgcaatagcttttgcaagcaACTTAAATGACAAAAGCTCAGAAGCCACGAAAAGACTTAAAGAAAGTCTTCGAGAGtttcctgcaaccacgtggaatgacgtttataacaggtatagtacgaagttgCGAATTGAGGAAGATACCGTACCTCAGTTTCATCATGAAGAGAGGAGCAATTCCAGGAGATCAGAAGCtaaaaaaagatcaggtaaaaacag ggaatCTGGTTCTTCATCAAGGTTCAGAAATGACCGAAACCGACAAGAGTCACGAGATAATGACAGTAGTTTAAAGGCAAGGTTCGGCGGATATAACTTGAATGTCACTACCTctgagctcgtagctgttttgaggagcatgggagataaggtacgatggccaaaagagatgcggtcaaatccaaatagacgtaATCCAGACCATTGGTGTGAATTCcataatgatcacgggcacaaaacttcagaatgtagattcttacaaagtgaagtggatcatctatggaaacaagggtatctcactgagttatttagtaagaaaggtaagcaagcctatatgaaaaataggcaggaGCCACCAAAGCccccttcacccaagagaaccgtgaatgttataagtgggggtgaagataTTCACGGTATAACATATACGGCTTCCAACAAAGTTTCTAAAGTAATGATAACACACGGGAAACGAGTACGGCAGGTTTTAGAAAACGAAAGTATTTCTTTTGATGATGCGTATATTGAAGGAGTAATGTCCCCacacaacgacgcactggtaatatctttacttgtatatgatactaatgtaaaacgagttttgattgatccaggaagttccgtgaatattatactattaagggtattacgtgaaatgcaagctgaagacaaaatgatacctaaGGCGCATACCCTATCAAGGTTCGACAATTCAAGcatggtaacaaaaggagaggtaattctaacaacctttgttgcaggtgttgttaaagaaactaaatttcaggtagtagatatggaaatggcttacaatatgatcatggggagaccttggatccatgatatggatgATGTCCCATCAaatctacatcaagttattaaattcccatcaccgtggggaatttgccaaattcgtggggattaG
- the LOC138885154 gene encoding uncharacterized protein, with protein sequence MGRISLLEKKTREFEKSIHEAEEIAKRAQLEADNCKEQFENAQGTIEELQESRNHLEQQKRSPTSKLAVAKASSSQFEKDKERLECCFSEQLSKSSEEIRELKALLDKKEEYAGELVQNLTQVQADLKISSDKVHALESSHASLEASLDSHLAEHQVLKNDLAIQENFDLDSELAKVLETTERTQQSFDFPSPAIEAPVAKEPVNNEVVAMAVEVEDVAIPASEGESSTTQSMKAETSVTLAPLVQPNTSSPAETAPIAASSEVVTVAVAVSESEINIATSDVPTSSVTS encoded by the exons atgggaagaatttcccttctggaaaagaAAACTCGTGAGTTTGAAAAGTCtatccacgaggctgaggaaatagccaAGAGAGCCCAGCTAGAAGCAGATAATTGCaaagagcagtttgagaatgctcagggaacCATAGAAGAATTGCAAGAGAGTAGAAatcacctggagcagcaaaagcgaAGTCCGACTTCTAAGCTAGCAGTTGCCAAAGCTTCTTCAAGTCAATTTGAAAAAGACAAGGAGCGCCTTGAATGTTGCttttcagaacaattatcaaagtcaagtgaagaaatcagagaacttaaggcactcttggacaagaaagaagaatatgcaggagaattaGTGCAGAACTTGACTCAAGTTCAAGCTGATTTAAAGATCTCCTCTGACAAAGTACATGCCTTAGAAAGTTcccatgcctcccttgaagcttcccttgattctcatttagctgaacatcaagtgttaaagaatgatcttgctat tcaagaaaactttgactTAGACTCAGAGTTGGCCAAAGTTTTAGAGACCACTGAAAGAACCCAAcaatcatttgactttccttctcCGGCAATTGAAGCTCCCGTGGCTAAGGAACCTGTAAATAACGAAGTCGTTGCTATGGCAGTTGAAGTTGAAgatgttgcaattccagcttccGAGGGTGAAAGTTCTACGACTCAGtctatgaaagctgaaacttCCGTGACTCTTGCTCCCCTCGTTCAACCTAACACTTCAAGCCCAGCTGAAACCGCTCCTattgctgcttcttcagaagttgtcACCGTGGCTGTGGCTGtttctgaaagtgaaattaatattgcaacttctgatgtgccaACCTCTTCAGTGACTAGTTAA